A region from the Tahibacter amnicola genome encodes:
- the recN gene encoding DNA repair protein RecN, with amino-acid sequence MLRSLYVKDFAIVGEADISFQNGLTVVTGETGAGKSLMVDALLLLSGTRADAGVVRQGCDRAELAAEFDLTTTPAAQAWLKSEDLDDDGACQLRRVIRVEGSSRAWINGRPVTLGQLGTLAEFLIEIHGQHEHQALLDRTHQMALLDAYGQHADATTEVAAAARRWRDIGKQIDAIAGSGDHSERLGLLERQLDELDRHALTAEQLAELNDTHKRLANAGQLLQGSSNVAELIDGDSEFAVRRSLVRARTELARLAELDPSLAGAAELIEAAEIQLGEVADSLGRYQDSLDLDPERLGEVESQLSKLHELARRHRLSMADLKPHAEALRHEVETLRNAGTVLAELQRERQVVLEQYKRAAALLSRLRRETAERLGQEVSALMAELGMSGGVFSVDLEPHGKDDPDAAGAERCEFLVCANQGQVPRPLRKVASGGELSRISLAIEVAALGLDEVGTMVFDEVDSGIGGATAEVVGQKLRRLGASRQALCVTHLPQVAAQGHHHFRVSKDNDGGTTLTRIEALGDKARREEIARMLGGIEITKETLAHARQMLDRATK; translated from the coding sequence ATGCTGCGTTCCCTGTACGTCAAGGATTTCGCCATCGTCGGCGAGGCCGACATCAGCTTCCAGAACGGATTGACCGTCGTCACCGGCGAAACCGGTGCCGGCAAGTCCCTGATGGTCGACGCACTGCTCCTGTTGTCCGGCACGCGCGCAGACGCCGGCGTCGTGCGCCAGGGCTGCGACCGCGCCGAGCTGGCTGCCGAGTTCGACCTGACGACCACCCCCGCCGCCCAGGCCTGGCTCAAGAGCGAGGACCTGGACGACGACGGCGCCTGCCAGCTGCGCCGCGTCATCCGCGTGGAAGGCAGCTCGCGCGCCTGGATCAACGGCCGTCCGGTCACCCTTGGCCAGCTCGGTACGCTGGCCGAATTCCTGATCGAGATCCATGGCCAGCACGAGCACCAGGCCCTGCTCGACCGTACTCACCAGATGGCTCTGCTGGATGCCTACGGCCAGCACGCCGACGCAACGACAGAAGTGGCCGCGGCGGCGCGGCGTTGGCGCGACATCGGCAAGCAGATCGATGCCATCGCCGGCAGCGGCGACCACTCCGAACGACTGGGGCTACTGGAGCGCCAGCTCGACGAACTGGACCGCCACGCCCTTACGGCGGAGCAGCTGGCGGAGCTCAATGACACCCACAAGCGGCTCGCCAACGCAGGGCAGTTACTGCAGGGCAGCTCAAATGTCGCGGAACTCATTGATGGCGATAGTGAATTCGCCGTTCGGCGGTCGCTGGTGCGGGCCCGCACGGAACTGGCCCGGCTGGCCGAACTGGATCCTTCCCTCGCCGGTGCCGCGGAGCTGATCGAGGCGGCCGAGATTCAGCTGGGCGAGGTCGCCGATTCACTCGGGCGTTACCAGGACAGCCTCGACCTGGATCCGGAACGGCTCGGAGAAGTCGAGTCGCAGCTGTCGAAGTTGCACGAGCTGGCCCGCCGGCATCGCCTGTCGATGGCTGATCTCAAACCACACGCCGAAGCCCTGCGCCATGAAGTGGAGACGCTGCGCAATGCCGGCACTGTGCTCGCCGAGCTGCAGCGCGAACGGCAGGTCGTCCTGGAGCAGTACAAGCGCGCGGCCGCCCTGCTGTCCCGGCTGCGCCGGGAAACGGCCGAGCGTCTCGGACAGGAAGTCAGTGCATTGATGGCGGAACTGGGCATGTCCGGCGGCGTGTTCAGCGTCGACCTGGAACCCCACGGTAAAGATGACCCGGACGCCGCCGGCGCAGAGCGTTGCGAGTTCCTGGTCTGTGCGAACCAGGGCCAGGTGCCGCGCCCTTTAAGAAAGGTCGCGTCCGGCGGCGAGCTGTCCCGGATCAGCCTGGCGATCGAGGTGGCCGCGCTGGGCCTGGACGAGGTCGGCACGATGGTGTTCGATGAAGTCGATTCGGGGATCGGCGGCGCGACGGCCGAGGTCGTCGGCCAGAAGCTGCGCCGCCTGGGCGCCAGCCGACAGGCCCTGTGCGTGACTCACCTGCCGCAGGTCGCCGCCCAGGGGCACCATCATTTCCGCGTCAGCAAGGACAACGACGGCGGCACCACGCTGACGCGGATCGAGGCGCTGGGCGACAAGGCCCGTCGCGAGGAGATCGCACGCATGCTGGGCGGCATCGAGATCACGAAGGAAACGCTGGCTCACGCCCGCCAGATGCTCGATCGCGCCACCAAGTAG
- the fur gene encoding ferric iron uptake transcriptional regulator, with product MESQDLRKVGLKVTHPRVRILGILEDADGKHLTAEDIYRELLSHQDDIGLATVYRVLTQFEAAGLVLKHNFEGGQAVYELDRGKHHDHMVDIESGKVIEFTSEEIERLQKEIADKHGYVLEEHSLVLYVRPKKKR from the coding sequence ATGGAATCGCAGGATTTGCGCAAGGTCGGACTGAAAGTCACGCATCCGCGCGTTCGTATTCTCGGCATCCTTGAAGATGCCGACGGCAAGCATCTCACCGCGGAAGACATCTATCGCGAACTGCTTTCGCACCAGGACGACATCGGGCTTGCCACCGTGTACCGCGTCCTGACCCAGTTCGAAGCGGCGGGGCTGGTGCTCAAGCACAATTTCGAAGGCGGCCAGGCGGTGTATGAGCTCGACCGCGGCAAGCACCACGACCACATGGTCGATATCGAGTCGGGCAAGGTGATCGAGTTCACCAGCGAGGAGATCGAGCGACTCCAGAAGGAGATCGCCGACAAGCACGGCTACGTGCTGGAAGAACACAGCCTGGTGCTGTACGTGCGCCCCAAGAAAAAGCGCTGA
- a CDS encoding outer membrane protein assembly factor BamE, with amino-acid sequence MTRFARPLLAVCVAIALSGCGLIYRPDVQQGNLLTKQLVDQLKPGMSKRQVSLLLGTPSITSPFERDRWDYVSSIQRRGGKIDTKNLTLTFENEALARIEGDYFPENAEQLIKDAKKYRIEFPDEKRPGQDKKKRRG; translated from the coding sequence ATGACGCGTTTTGCCCGCCCACTCTTGGCTGTCTGCGTAGCAATTGCCCTCAGTGGCTGCGGCCTGATCTACCGTCCCGACGTCCAGCAAGGCAACCTTCTCACCAAGCAACTGGTGGATCAGCTCAAGCCCGGCATGAGCAAGCGCCAGGTGTCCCTGCTGCTGGGCACGCCTTCGATCACCAGCCCGTTCGAGCGCGATCGCTGGGACTATGTCTCCTCGATCCAGCGCCGCGGCGGCAAGATCGACACCAAGAACCTCACCCTCACCTTCGAGAACGAAGCCCTGGCCCGCATCGAAGGCGACTACTTCCCCGAGAACGCCGAGCAGCTCATCAAGGATGCGAAGAAGTATCGCATCGAGTTCCCGGACGAGAAGCGCCCGGGCCAGGACAAGAAAAAGCGTCGCGGCTGA
- a CDS encoding RnfH family protein, with protein MAEQIEVEVVYATPDQLFRRTVSLAEPATVAQAIAESAVTALVPALDLAASRLGVFNRPATLETVLRNGDRVEIYRPLIANPKEVRRQRARK; from the coding sequence ATGGCTGAACAGATCGAGGTCGAAGTCGTGTACGCGACACCGGATCAGCTGTTCCGCAGAACGGTGTCGCTGGCGGAGCCGGCAACAGTCGCCCAGGCAATAGCCGAATCCGCCGTGACTGCGCTGGTGCCAGCGTTGGACCTGGCGGCCAGCCGCCTGGGCGTCTTCAATCGCCCGGCGACGCTCGAAACCGTGTTGCGAAATGGCGATCGCGTCGAAATCTACCGGCCACTGATCGCCAATCCGAAGGAAGTACGCCGGCAGCGCGCCCGGAAGTAG
- a CDS encoding type II toxin-antitoxin system RatA family toxin — protein MIKIRRSAMVRYSPSQMFDLVNEVEAYPKRFSWCATATVLAREENALSARLEVRVAGITQAFTTRNTLERPDRIAMHLVDGPFKTLEGVWTFTALGDIGCKIALALDFEYSGRLVGSALRLGFQGLADRMVDEFCREATRAYG, from the coding sequence GTGATCAAGATCCGTCGCAGCGCCATGGTGCGCTACAGTCCGAGCCAGATGTTTGATCTGGTCAATGAAGTCGAAGCATATCCGAAGCGGTTCTCCTGGTGCGCCACTGCCACGGTGCTGGCCCGCGAGGAAAACGCCCTGAGCGCGCGGCTGGAAGTGCGGGTCGCGGGAATTACCCAGGCCTTCACCACGCGCAACACACTGGAGCGTCCCGACCGCATCGCCATGCATCTGGTTGACGGGCCCTTCAAGACACTCGAAGGGGTGTGGACGTTCACCGCGCTGGGCGATATCGGCTGCAAGATCGCGCTGGCGCTGGATTTCGAGTATTCCGGGCGGCTCGTCGGCTCGGCCCTGCGGCTGGGTTTCCAGGGGCTGGCGGATCGCATGGTCGATGAATTCTGCCGCGAGGCAACGCGCGCCTATGGCTGA
- the smpB gene encoding SsrA-binding protein SmpB: MAKPKDKKDKDGSGTIALNKRARHEYHIDERYEAGIALEGWEVKSLRAGRINFGDAYALIKDGEIYLFGAQITPLISASTHVVPEDRRTRKLLLHREQIDKLVGAVERKGYTLIPTALYWKSNRVKVEVGLARGKQEHDKRATEKERDWNREKQRVMRSHNRDA, translated from the coding sequence ATGGCCAAACCCAAGGACAAGAAAGACAAGGATGGCTCGGGAACGATCGCGCTGAACAAGCGCGCCCGGCACGAGTACCACATCGACGAGCGCTACGAAGCCGGCATTGCCCTGGAAGGATGGGAGGTCAAGAGCCTGCGTGCCGGCCGCATCAACTTCGGCGACGCCTACGCCCTGATCAAGGACGGCGAGATCTACCTCTTCGGCGCACAGATCACCCCATTGATTTCCGCCTCCACCCATGTGGTGCCCGAGGATCGGCGTACCCGCAAGCTGCTACTGCATCGCGAGCAGATCGACAAACTCGTCGGTGCGGTGGAGCGCAAGGGCTATACGCTGATTCCCACCGCGCTCTACTGGAAGAGCAACCGGGTCAAGGTGGAAGTGGGCCTGGCGCGCGGCAAGCAGGAACACGACAAGCGCGCGACCGAGAAAGAACGCGACTGGAACCGGGAAAAGCAGCGCGTCATGCGCTCGCACAACCGCGATGCCTAG
- a CDS encoding S8 family serine peptidase encodes MILPLFTLRRWLLLGALLAPGLLPAQPRPGLVTLPDRPTLAPSLSAGDEALCPRPRTPHVKPDRVRFWPGLYRDRVVVKLRDGGRLYGGDGARAATFAASSPMAGVIGMQIDELNRLLADRAVRGVRPYFSDPPSRLAALHEQAQARSCRQMPRLDSYYWIYLDPSVQGEAIATRLNQSPLVEVAYLPPFPRNADVPPQTPDFESGQGYLRPAADGGIDAVSAWELAGGRGAGMRIIDIEGNWNVDHEDLPKPFWYSGVPFLNEILSGVNAGDLKTHHGTSVVSELVAKDDGHGVTGIASDASWGAASTISPNALRAVLGGGSAIHDASVADAVIRATEPLRPGDVILIEQHSPGPPVGAACSCRGDGEDCRQFEFVPMEYFPDSFDAISTATAAGIIVVEAAGNGEMDLDRAEYENRFDRTRRDSGAILVGATVGGRRERACFSNHGGRVDVNGWGSGVMAAGHVDREGDDSDVNIRVNGSDVNQFYTRAFGGTSSASPIVAGAVLSIQGVMNASGHGVLTPEQMRRLLVETSNAGGALVGAGIGGRPDLRRALADFDSVTIAVGGSGGSPFQLRCPQGQLLVGVRGRAGLFIDQLQAVCAFADGSDSSTASVGGTGGEAFARRCQDGRVVVGMRGRSGAFVDQLQLECAPSADPEDRRTTDTAGGEFGAVFGPVRCPEGRLAAGFKGRAGAYIDQLQLLCTTKPADATVDTPWTSRAVGGNGGVATTTKCGRGEVMAGVFVRSGAVIDAIAPRCVKTTAGGRWDGTPSNATVVGGSGGTATRLTCARDQAVSAISGRAGALVDRLRVRCSPLASASTVTDTSSLLGGAGGNGGAEFGRIECPARLAATGFAVRRGGVVDQLKLICGR; translated from the coding sequence ATGATCCTTCCTCTATTCACCCTGCGTCGCTGGCTGTTGCTGGGTGCGTTACTGGCGCCCGGGCTGCTGCCGGCCCAGCCACGACCGGGGCTTGTAACGCTTCCGGACCGCCCGACACTTGCTCCCTCACTTTCCGCTGGCGACGAGGCGCTGTGTCCACGGCCGCGCACACCTCACGTAAAGCCCGATCGCGTGCGTTTCTGGCCAGGGCTCTACCGGGACCGCGTCGTGGTGAAGCTCCGGGATGGCGGGCGGCTTTATGGCGGCGACGGCGCTCGCGCTGCGACGTTTGCAGCGTCCTCGCCGATGGCCGGGGTGATCGGAATGCAAATCGACGAATTGAATCGACTGTTGGCCGATCGTGCGGTGCGCGGCGTGCGCCCCTATTTTTCCGACCCACCATCCCGCCTTGCGGCACTGCACGAGCAGGCGCAGGCGCGCTCCTGTCGCCAGATGCCGCGCCTGGACAGTTACTACTGGATTTACCTGGATCCCTCCGTGCAGGGCGAGGCCATCGCGACACGCCTGAACCAGTCGCCGCTCGTGGAGGTGGCCTACCTGCCGCCGTTTCCCCGCAATGCCGACGTGCCACCGCAGACGCCTGACTTCGAAAGCGGGCAGGGTTACCTGAGACCGGCGGCGGACGGCGGTATCGACGCCGTCTCTGCCTGGGAGTTGGCCGGTGGCCGGGGCGCGGGCATGCGCATCATCGATATCGAAGGCAACTGGAACGTGGACCACGAGGATCTGCCCAAGCCTTTCTGGTACTCCGGCGTGCCGTTTCTCAACGAGATCCTCAGCGGCGTCAACGCCGGCGATCTGAAGACTCACCATGGCACATCCGTGGTCAGCGAGCTGGTCGCCAAGGACGACGGCCATGGGGTAACGGGCATCGCCAGTGACGCCAGCTGGGGTGCCGCCTCCACGATTTCGCCCAATGCGTTGCGGGCGGTACTGGGGGGCGGTTCGGCGATCCACGACGCCAGCGTCGCGGACGCCGTGATCCGCGCAACCGAGCCGTTGCGCCCGGGCGACGTGATCCTGATCGAGCAGCACTCGCCGGGGCCTCCGGTGGGGGCGGCCTGTTCGTGCCGTGGCGACGGCGAGGACTGCAGACAGTTCGAGTTCGTGCCCATGGAATATTTTCCCGACAGTTTTGACGCCATCAGCACGGCAACGGCTGCTGGCATCATCGTCGTCGAGGCTGCCGGCAACGGCGAAATGGATCTGGACCGCGCCGAGTACGAGAACCGGTTCGACCGGACACGCCGGGATTCCGGTGCGATCCTCGTGGGCGCGACGGTCGGTGGGCGCCGGGAGCGTGCCTGTTTCAGCAATCACGGCGGTCGCGTGGATGTAAACGGGTGGGGCAGCGGCGTGATGGCGGCAGGCCATGTCGATCGCGAAGGCGACGACAGCGACGTGAACATCCGCGTGAACGGCAGTGACGTCAATCAGTTCTATACCCGGGCATTCGGCGGTACGTCGTCGGCCTCACCCATCGTGGCGGGTGCGGTGCTGTCGATCCAGGGTGTGATGAATGCCAGCGGGCATGGCGTGTTGACGCCGGAGCAGATGCGTCGGCTGTTGGTGGAAACGAGCAACGCCGGTGGCGCGCTCGTGGGAGCCGGCATCGGCGGGCGCCCGGATCTGCGTCGCGCGCTGGCCGATTTCGACAGCGTGACGATCGCCGTTGGTGGCAGTGGTGGATCGCCATTCCAGTTGCGTTGCCCCCAGGGCCAGCTGCTAGTCGGGGTGCGCGGTCGCGCCGGACTGTTCATCGACCAGCTGCAGGCTGTCTGTGCCTTCGCCGACGGCAGCGACAGCAGCACCGCGAGCGTTGGCGGGACCGGCGGCGAGGCATTTGCCCGCCGCTGCCAGGATGGGCGTGTCGTCGTCGGTATGCGGGGCCGCTCCGGTGCCTTTGTTGACCAGCTGCAACTGGAATGCGCGCCGTCGGCCGATCCGGAGGATCGCCGCACGACCGATACCGCCGGTGGCGAATTCGGCGCGGTGTTCGGCCCGGTCCGTTGCCCCGAAGGGCGACTGGCCGCGGGTTTCAAGGGGCGGGCCGGGGCTTACATCGATCAACTGCAGTTGCTTTGCACCACCAAGCCAGCCGACGCTACCGTGGATACACCGTGGACCAGCCGCGCCGTCGGCGGCAATGGCGGCGTGGCGACGACGACGAAGTGCGGCCGGGGTGAAGTCATGGCCGGGGTTTTCGTCCGCAGCGGCGCCGTCATCGATGCGATAGCACCGCGTTGCGTGAAGACGACGGCAGGTGGCCGTTGGGACGGAACACCGTCGAACGCAACCGTCGTCGGTGGCAGCGGTGGAACGGCAACGCGGCTGACCTGTGCCCGCGACCAGGCCGTCAGCGCGATTTCCGGCCGGGCGGGGGCACTCGTCGACCGCCTGCGCGTGCGCTGTTCGCCATTGGCGTCTGCCAGCACGGTCACCGATACGTCGTCGCTGCTGGGTGGCGCCGGCGGAAATGGTGGCGCGGAATTCGGTCGCATCGAGTGCCCGGCGCGACTGGCGGCGACGGGATTCGCGGTGCGCCGAGGAGGTGTGGTGGATCAGCTCAAGTTGATCTGTGGGCGATAG
- a CDS encoding winged helix-turn-helix domain-containing tetratricopeptide repeat protein yields MTLTASATPAPTADAYRFGRFRLDLRRQQLFVDEREVPIEPKPFALMAALAEAGGTVVSKPSLHARLWPRQAVTDAVLTQCILRARQALGDDAHEVIVTVHRQGYRLGVDVTAEPTPARAVPGDSADTGSPARRHRRLSTFALLGCLATVLVLGMVVRRQSATAQRPSVAVMPIEIRSESEEDRRIAEGLSDALLIRLAQEPDLRVPARTSVRVASTHRDDVQRVGRELGVTHVFDAVMSRTAEGFTLHASLVRSDDGFQSWAQTFPIATGDLASAEQRIAQAVAGALDARAGTARPPPIGTDSDAAYRAFLTGRSLRHHRTEAALRWSIEQYETALRIDPRFASAHAELATSWLLLYEYSNLSLTDARRAASPHIDEALRLAPDSADGHAARGLLALDEGRAVDAEQSLRRAASLAPQDATIRMWLGTSLSYQGKVSEALHWHQQALALDPLSAVAHVYVGVDHALAMRSDAAILFQKAITLEPRLLEGHWQWALFERFRGDATAAQARLEVALRVDPSSEYTRALLADALLDLGLPDKAAEALGNGSDGSLAIWLRSAIRIALARGESERALALWRLCLDRPAPHPDDRLLAAAAAAALGDRAGSLRAFEAHVAESGKNDAFVRLSQPDLGMADAQLYLELLRQQRGHAAADAAQAALRQRLTALRDEGVALPVLTRFMAQLATVTRAPVVPS; encoded by the coding sequence ATGACTCTCACCGCGTCCGCGACGCCTGCACCGACGGCTGATGCCTACCGCTTCGGCCGCTTCCGGCTGGATCTGCGCCGCCAGCAATTGTTCGTCGACGAACGCGAGGTACCGATCGAGCCCAAGCCCTTCGCCCTGATGGCGGCCCTGGCCGAAGCTGGCGGCACTGTCGTCAGCAAGCCGTCGCTGCATGCGCGGCTATGGCCACGCCAGGCCGTCACCGACGCCGTGCTGACCCAATGCATCCTGCGCGCCCGGCAGGCACTGGGCGACGATGCGCATGAGGTCATCGTGACCGTGCATCGGCAGGGGTACCGCCTGGGCGTTGACGTGACGGCCGAACCAACGCCAGCGCGCGCGGTGCCCGGCGATAGCGCGGACACTGGATCGCCGGCGCGTCGGCATCGACGCCTGTCCACCTTCGCGCTGCTGGGGTGCCTGGCGACGGTGCTGGTGCTCGGCATGGTGGTTCGGCGTCAATCCGCGACCGCGCAACGCCCGTCGGTTGCCGTGATGCCAATCGAGATCCGCAGTGAATCGGAGGAGGACCGACGCATCGCCGAAGGATTGAGCGATGCCCTCCTCATTCGCCTGGCGCAGGAACCGGACCTGCGCGTCCCCGCCAGGACCTCGGTCCGGGTCGCCTCCACGCATCGGGATGACGTCCAGCGGGTCGGCAGGGAGCTGGGCGTCACGCACGTGTTCGATGCGGTGATGTCGCGGACGGCAGAAGGGTTCACGCTGCACGCCAGCCTGGTTCGCAGCGATGACGGATTCCAGTCCTGGGCGCAGACCTTCCCGATTGCGACCGGCGACCTGGCATCGGCCGAGCAACGCATCGCCCAGGCCGTGGCTGGCGCGCTGGATGCACGTGCCGGCACTGCCAGGCCACCGCCGATCGGCACGGACTCCGATGCGGCCTATCGCGCCTTCCTCACCGGACGCAGCTTGCGCCACCACCGCACCGAAGCAGCGCTGCGCTGGTCGATCGAACAGTACGAAACCGCGCTGCGCATCGACCCACGATTCGCGTCGGCGCACGCGGAACTGGCCACCAGCTGGCTGCTGCTCTACGAATACAGCAACCTGTCGCTGACCGATGCGCGCCGGGCGGCGTCGCCGCACATCGACGAAGCGCTGCGACTGGCGCCCGATTCCGCCGACGGGCATGCCGCGCGGGGTCTTCTCGCCCTGGACGAGGGTCGTGCTGTCGACGCCGAGCAATCGCTCCGGCGCGCCGCCTCGCTGGCGCCGCAGGACGCCACGATCCGGATGTGGCTGGGAACATCGCTCAGCTATCAGGGCAAGGTCAGCGAAGCCCTTCACTGGCACCAGCAGGCGCTGGCGCTCGATCCCTTGTCGGCGGTCGCGCATGTCTACGTTGGCGTCGATCATGCGCTGGCGATGCGATCCGACGCCGCGATCCTGTTCCAGAAAGCGATCACCCTCGAACCGCGCCTGCTGGAGGGCCATTGGCAATGGGCTCTGTTCGAACGGTTCCGCGGCGATGCCACGGCCGCACAAGCGCGTCTGGAGGTGGCCCTGCGCGTCGACCCCAGCAGCGAGTACACCCGCGCACTGCTCGCCGACGCCTTGCTCGACCTGGGCCTGCCCGACAAGGCAGCCGAGGCGCTCGGCAACGGCAGCGACGGCAGCCTCGCCATCTGGCTGCGCAGCGCCATCCGGATTGCCCTGGCGCGCGGTGAGTCCGAGCGCGCCCTGGCCTTGTGGCGGTTGTGCCTCGACCGACCTGCGCCACACCCCGACGACCGGTTGCTCGCGGCCGCCGCAGCGGCCGCGCTGGGTGATCGCGCCGGCAGTCTTCGCGCCTTCGAAGCACATGTGGCGGAAAGTGGAAAGAACGATGCGTTCGTGCGCCTGTCGCAGCCGGACCTGGGCATGGCGGATGCGCAGCTCTATCTGGAACTCCTTCGCCAGCAACGCGGCCATGCCGCCGCCGATGCGGCGCAAGCCGCCCTGCGCCAGCGATTGACTGCACTGCGCGATGAAGGCGTGGCACTGCCCGTGCTCACGCGGTTCATGGCTCAGCTCGCTACCGTGACGCGTGCACCTGTGGTGCCGTCCTAG